The following DNA comes from Streptomyces sp. Ag109_O5-10.
ACCGCTGGCGGTTCCGGCTGGTGTGGTCCGACGGCGCGGGCCCGCGTCCTGGCCCCGATCCCCGCGAACTGCGCAGTTCCCAGCCACGACCACGCCACCCGAAAGGACGATGAGACCGTGTCAGGCACACCGACGACCGCCTTGGATCTGGGCGCCTTGCGCGACACCTCCCGCGACGACCGCAGGCAGGCGTTCGAGACGTTCCTCTGCCACAACCTCGCCCAGCACCTGGACATCCCCCCGGCCCACCGCATCGCCCGCGACCGCCCCCTCTACACCCAGGGCATCGACTCCCTCACCGCGCTCACCCTCCAGCGCACCCTGGAGTCGGCCCTGAACATCCCGGTGCCGGCCCACCACCTGCTGCGCGAGCAGTCGGTGGGCGAACTGGCCGCGACCCTGAGCGAACTGGTCGACCGGACCTGAGCCCCGGGTGCGCCCGATGCCACCGGTGGGACGACGGCACGGCCACCGGTGACATCAGGCGCACCCGCCTTCTGACAACGTTGTCCAGCGTCCCGGGGCGCCCATGTCAGAATGAGGACGCCCGTCGCCCGTCCGGTCTTCATCGAGGTAGTCCGTGTCCCAGCCCGTCGGCCGCGTGCCGCAGCGTCGCAACGCACGGTCCAACCGGGCGCGGATCCTGGCCACCGCCCGCCAGGAACTCGGCCGGAACCCCGACATCACCCTGGAGGAGCTGGCCCGCGCCTCCGGTGTCGTACGGCGCACGCTCTTCGGGCACTTCCCGGGGCGCGCCGCGCTCCTGGAGGCGCTGGCCGAGGAGGCCGCCGAGGCGCTCCAGGCGGCCGTGGCACGGGGAGCGCAGCCCGCGGAGCCGGCCGACCGGGCCCTGGCGCGCTTCTGCCTGTCGATGTGGCCGGTGGGCGACCGCTACCGGATGCTGCTGGCCCTCGCCCACCGGGACCTGGGCGCG
Coding sequences within:
- a CDS encoding acyl carrier protein translates to MSGTPTTALDLGALRDTSRDDRRQAFETFLCHNLAQHLDIPPAHRIARDRPLYTQGIDSLTALTLQRTLESALNIPVPAHHLLREQSVGELAATLSELVDRT
- a CDS encoding TetR family transcriptional regulator is translated as MSQPVGRVPQRRNARSNRARILATARQELGRNPDITLEELARASGVVRRTLFGHFPGRAALLEALAEEAAEALQAAVARGAQPAEPADRALARFCLSMWPVGDRYRMLLALAHRDLGAERVTGILRPARLRATAVVEHGQRDGVFHPHLPPAVLAAALEGMAIALLEEVNGGTFEDDGTRTAVATLIAAGVPEGRARTVVGEVAGEVAAAAVPEEPAGA